Genomic window (Dyadobacter fanqingshengii):
TAATAATGGTAGGAGCTTCCACTTCATTGCCCAGCTGGTTTACAGGCGTGCCACCGTCAAAATTTACGTAAGTCACAGATCCGCGTCCTTCATCGCTCAACTTTTGGCCCCCGTAAAAACCAAAAGCAAATTCAGTAGGAAGGCGGGAAGAGTTGGCAAGGGTTCCTGTTGACTGGTATCCCCAGGTATTCCAAAGCGGGTTTGGCTTGTCTTTCACATATCCCGGATTCACCATGGCATCATCCGTAATGAAGCCAAGAGTTTTGTCCAGCGCAGCAAATTGTGTAGTTGCAAAAGCAGTCAATGCGGGCACTCCCGAAATGCGGATTAAAATGCGAAGCTTAATTGTATTCGCGAACTTCTTCCATTCCTCCATATCCCCGCCAAACATCGGATCCGACGATGAATTCAATGCTGTCGGAAATTCTGCCGCATCGATCAGCGCCATTGCCGCATCCAGTTTCGTGATCAGATCCTGATAAATGATCGCAGCGTCATCATATTTCGGGGTCAGGTTCGCGTTGTTCTGCAAGGCTTCTGTGTAAGGCACGTCGCCGAATGCATCTACAAGTTTCTGGAAGTTATAAGCAACCATAATGTTCGCAGCTGCATTGGCATAAGCCTGCGTATTGTCTCCTTCCGTCTGATCGATTACATATTTGTAATCATTCAGGTTGTCATAAGCATTTACCCACAGGGCATTGTAGTTATCTGGGATCAGCTGGTAATTGAACAAATTGCCAAAACCGGAGAAACCACCTGCATTGGCCATATAACCGCCAAAGTGTGCACCGTAACTATTAAACTGGCTCGATACCGAAGCCGTCCCCGTTATAGCAGCAGGTAAAACAAGCAATGGTTGTACACTTGTCGCCTGGTTAGGGTTGTTATTTATATCTAGATAATCACTACAAGATGAGAGAACTGTGACTAACAGCACCAGCATCCAACTGATGTTATATCTTTTCATTGGTTTTTAATTAAAATGTTAATGATAATGTTCCGCCGAAGTAACGCGCAGGAGGCGTTTGTCCAAGGCTTGTGAAACCAACCGCATTGTTGTCAGCACCATTTGAGCTATACTCAGGATCTGTGTACAGGTTTGACTTTGGAGCCCATATAAAGAGGTTTCGTCCCTGAACACTGATGCTTGCACCTTTGATTACTTTTGTTTTGTCAAGCAATCCGGCGGGCAGCTCATAGCCAATGGATGCCTCACGTAATTTCCAGAAGCCTGCGGAGTTTGTAAAGTTTCTGCCAATGTCTCTATTTCTCGTTCCATCTGTCCAGAAATCAGCACCGCCGCTTCTTACGGCAATGTTGGTGTTCTCCACATATTCGCCTTCCGCATTTTGATAAGAAGAGTTCGGAATTACGAAACGATCCCTGTTGTACCAGCCTGTGCGAACACCAGCACCAGAAAAGTCAAATCCTCCGGAAACTGAATTGAAGATGTAATGTCCGTTGCGGTACTCAAACAGGAGGTTTAGTCTTATCTTTTTGAAGCTTATGCCTCCATTTACGCCAAGGATGTGTGGCGGGTTGGTGATGCCTATATCGTGGTAAGTGCCATCTGTCGACGGATAACCTGTTTTCGCATCAACGATAATTCTTCCTTGGGGATCGCGGTTGTAATCGGTTACCTGAAGAAGAGGAAAAGGAGAGCCTACTTTTGCAATCACTTTTGCAGGAGAACCGGAAGAACCAACACTTAACTCATTGGATTGTGCAGACAGGGAAAGCACTTCATTCTTGTTGTAAGTATAATTAGCACCCAAGTCAACGCGCAGTCCCGATGCAGTTTTAATCGGGGTAATGTGCAATGTTGCTTCAATCCCTTTGTTTTCAACCTCTCCAATGTTGGTTCTTAAAGATCCGTAACCCGTAGAGTTTGGAATCAAAACGGTAATGGTTTGGTCAACCGTGTTGGTTTGGTAATATGTAACGCCACCACCAATGCTCCATGGACGGAATTCGAAGTCAATACCGCCTTCTATTCCTGTTGTGATCTCAGGTTTCAGGTTGGAAGAAACAAGCACGTTATCCTGCACAAATCCAGCACCACTTGAATATGGGTAACCAAATGCTTGCGAGAATGTGCTGCTCAAAGAGTAAGCGCCAAGATTGTTCAAAGGAATAGGGCCAAAATCCCTGTTAGTGCCCAAATTAACCTGTCCAACTTGTGAGTAACCCGCGCGGAACTTCAAGCTCTCCAGGAATTCAGAATTCGCAAGTCCGGGAATCGCATCGCTGGCAATAAACGAGATATCAGCGGAAGGATAGAAGAACGAACGGTTTTCTTTCGCCAGGATCGAGCGCCAGTCATTTCTACCGGTAACATGCAGATAAAGGAATTCTTTAAAACCAAGACGGGCTTCTCCGTACACACCAATCTGACGTGCTTTGTAATTGCCTTCATTTGCAATCGGCGGGTTCAGGCTGTTACCGATATTGTAAAGTCCGTCGATCACCAGACCGTTTGCTACAACGCCCATTGCTTTTGTTGCGTTCTCACGCACGGTTGTTCCCAAGGCAATATTCAAGTTGAAATTCGGGCTCAGATTGGTTCTGAATTCAGCCAAAAAGTCATTTACAAATTGCGTTGTGTAACCTGCATAATCGATAACCGTTCCAGCAATGTCCGTTTTAGAGCTTCCCGAAATGCTTTTCGTATAATCGGTAAAAGTGAATTTGTCAGTATAAACCTTGCCCGACAAATTACGTCCGCTCATACCCACACGGTAAGTGAATGTCAGTGGTTTAACCGGATTCCACTTCAATTCCATGTTACCCTGCAAATAGTCGTTGCGCTGATCCCAGCGGTTGTTAGACAATGTGAAGTAGGGATTATGGTAATATTCGTTGAAATATCCATTGGGGTTAGCATATGGATTGTTTTGCCAATCTTCATAATTCGTAACATCTACTTGACCAGGCGACATTAAAAGGTTTTCATAAGCGGCTGCTGTTGCACTGCTTTGTGCGGTACGACCTGCAATGAAGTTTGTGTTAAATGAGGCTGTCAGATTTTTGTAAATGTGACGAACAACATTAGCACGGACGCTGTAACGCTTGTACTTATCGTAAGGAACAGTTGATTTTTGATCAAAATACTGTGCTGACAAGTAGAATGTGCCTTTCTCGTCACCTGATGTAACGCTTAGGTCAGTTTGGTTGGCCACGCCGGTGTTCCAAAAATCTTCACGGAAATTCTGTGTCGAATAAGGGACAGACTGGATAGAACCATCCTGCAACGGCTTTCCAATGTTTACCATCGAACCGTCAAATGCCGGACCATATTGCTGGTTTTCGTATGGCGTGTAAGCTGGGACATCATCCGGCGTCGTTCCCGATCCAAATCCGTTTTGCAGCTGAGGCAAAAAGCTTACTTTCTCAAGTGTTGTCGTGTTTGATATCTTGAACTGCGTTACGCCCGATTTTCCTTTTTTCGTGGTAACAATTAGGGCTCCATTGGAAGCATCAGAACCGTATAATGCGGCGGCACCAGCACCGTTCAGAACCTGAATATCTTCAATGTCTTCCGGGTTCAAATTCCCAAGGATATCATTGGTTGAGATAATGTTATCAATGACAACCAGTGCCTGGTTGTTACCTGTAAGTGAGCGGTTACCGCGCAGTACCAAACGGTAATTCGGGTTCACCCCGCTGCTTACACCCATTACGAGCAATCCAGGCACACGTCCTGCAAGGCTTGCTGCGACACTGATCGGTTTTCCCTGAACAATGTCCTGCGCTTTTACAGTGGTGGATTGGTTGCCAAGCTCACGGCGCTGTGCAGTAAGACCACCTGCGGTAATTACAACTTCATTCAACGCCAGTTCGTCCAGCGTCATGACCACGTCCAGGTTCCCGGACGATGGTGCTTTCAGTTCCTGATTAAGGAAACCGACAAAAGAGAAAATGAGTGTTTGATCCGGGCGCGCGTTGATGCTGTATTCACCCCTGTCGTCTGTGAGTGTTCCGGTGTTTGAGCCGGCAATTCGAATGGAAACGCCGGGCAGCAATGATCCGTCGTCTTTGGAAGTAACCGTCCCGGTCACCTCCCTGCTTTGGGCGAAAGCCTGACTGCAGAGCAGCAGCACCCCTCCCAAAAGGGTTAGTAGATTTTTTCTCATCAAGTTAGGTTTGTTATAAAAAGCTTGCTGTAAAAATAATTATTGTTTTGACAATTGCAATTAATAAGCCACCTTTTCTAGATTAAAATTTTGTCTGTATAGCAGTTACCGTATATTATATTTTACATCAGTGGTGTTATTCCAAATTAAAACAATGTTATAATGTTTTTGTCAGGTAAACGGCATAAAAAAAGGGGACAAATTGTCCCCTTTTAATGTATGTAAGCAAGCTTAATTAAAACTTATCCCACCATAGTTTAGTAGTTGCAAGGTCACCACCGATTGCGCTTGCGGCAGATTCACGGTTAGCGGGGTTCAACGTTTGCTCGTTGATCGGATAGATCATACGAACCGGAATGGCAAGTCCTGCTGGAACGTTTCCGCCTGATGGAGGAAGCAGTTTCGGGGAATCCAATCTTCTCCATTCAACCCATGATTCCCATCCTCTGTTGTAAAGAGCGATCCATTTCTGGAAACCGATTTTCTCTTTCCAGGTAGCAGCCGCAGTTGCGTAAGCCACTTTTGGTTGCGCAAGGTATGCTGTCGCCTGCGCCGCTGTTCCACCCCAGTAAGTGATAGATGCAGTTACAGCTTTGTTGTAATGTTCAGCAGCAGAACCTGTGATAAAGCCTCTTTCGATAGCCTCAGCCAGCAAGAACTCAACTTCTGAATAGTCGAGCAGCAAACCTTCAAGATCTGGTTCAATGATCTTGTCAGCAACGTGAGAGAACGCAGAGTAAGTGTTCAGCATTCCATATTTTCCACCAATATATTTACCGCCAACCGCTGTGAAGAATTGCTCTCTTCTCGGGTCATTCAGTTCATTCATTGGGTTAACAAGCGTCTCCGAAGCAACAAAATCCTGACGGGTTGAATACAATGGGTTCAGGTTTTGTGAAATTGGATTGTAGTTCGGAGGCGTACCAATGTAAGGGAATGCAGCTTTGTCGGCATTGGAAGTAAATACATTAGTTGCAGCCTGTGCAACCATTGTTTTCGCTTTTGCCGGATCGCTGTCCGCAATGATCATTGCCAGTTTCAATTTCAGAGAATTTCCGAATTTTTTCCACAGTGCAATATCTCCTTTGTAAAGCAGGTCGCCATCTTCGAAAGGGGTTCCTGTTGTGTTCAACTTTGGCAAAGCTGCGTCCAGGCGTGCAAGCAGGTCGTCGTAGATCGTTTTTGCATCGTCGTACTTAGGCAGCGGGTTCTCAGGATTCATTGCCTCTGTATAAGGAATGTTTCCAAAAGTGTTTACAAGGTCAGCCCAGGCCAACACTTCAATGATCTCGATCTGAGCCAACTGAACTTCCTTGGACGGAGCAGACAATAATGCATCCTCGTTCAATAGTCTTTTCGCTTCGGTCAAATCCGAAATCACACCTTTGTATAATCCCTGCCAGAAAGCCTGAGGAATTGTACGAGCAGTCAGGTTATATCTTGGTTCATCAAGATAAGTCGTTGTAGACCAATGTTGTACGTATAAACGATAGTTGTTTACGTTTACGTTCGGGCTGGTCAATGTATCTGCCAGGCCTTTCAATGCATTCGAGAAAAGCGTTACCGGCGGTACGACCGTCGCACGTTTCTGATCTACATTGTAGTCGTCCAGACTGTCGACGCAAGCGGTCAGCAGGAGAACGGGTAGAAAGAAAATGATTAGTTTTTTCATATTGCTTATTAGAAACGGAATTTAACATTGAAACCATAACTTCTTACAGCCGGATATGCACCACTTTGGTATCCACCTGCACCGTTGGACAATCCTGAACCCAATCCTTCTTCCGGATCAGAGTATTCCATGTTTTTGTGGATGATCCAAAGGTTACGTCCGATCAAAGAAAGGTCGATTGATTTGAATGCGCGAAGTTTGGTAACGATTGACTGAGGCACGCCGAAAGTCAAGGCAACTTCTCTTAGCTTCACATAGCTACCATCGTAGATATACATAGCGCGGGGAGGGTTTCCTGGATATCCGTATGCAGTTGCACCGTTTCCGTCTACGTTCGCAGCACGAACTGTGTTAGGAGAACCGTCAGCCTGAACACCTGGGAATAAAACACCGCCGCCTTGTGCAACAGGAGCTCTTTTCTCAACACCATTTTCGTTCAAGCCAGCAGTGATCGGGTACAAACCTGTTCCTTCACCATACCATTGGTCAAGTGACCAAACATCTCCACCGTGACGTACATCAAGCAGGAAGCTCAATGAAACGGATTTGTATTTAAGTGTATTGCTCAAACCACCGATCCAATCCGGGTTTGGGTTACCGATCACCTCAGCAGAGCTGGCAGATGCCTGATAAAGACCGTTTGGTCTTACGATTTTCTGACCATTTTCGTGGTAAACAAAGTTCGTACCGCGGATAATACCGAATGGAAGACCTTCAACTGATCCGTCTGGGTTTTTCTTGATCGCAGCGTTCAAAGTAACACCACCCTGAGGTGCTGCGATCTGAACATTCTGTACATCTCCGTAAAGGCTCAACACCTTATTTCTGTTACGTGCGAAGTTAACATTCACAGTCCAGGAGAAGTCTGCTGTTCTAAGCGGCGTTACATAAGCAGAAATTTCAACCCCTTTGTTTTCAACTTCACCCGAGTTCACATAACGGAATGCATATCCAGTGGCAGTGCTGATCGTCACAGGAAGGATTTGATCCAATGTGTTCGATTTGTAGTAAGTAACATTTAAGCCTACGCGGTCATCAAGGAATGCAGTTTCAAGACCGAATTCAAGGTTTTTGGTACGCTCTGGCTTCAAGTTTGGATTGTTCTTCGTGTTACGCAATGTAAAGTATGGCACAGAACCGATACCTGTAGGTTTGTCATACACGTCAAGCACGCTACCCCAAGGTGCATCATTACCTACCTCAGCATAGTTAGCGCTCAATTTACCCATTGTCAACCAAGGTGTTTTAAACATTTCCAGGTTGGAGAAGTTGAAGTTAGCACCGATTGCAGGGTAAAAATAGGTATTGTTACCATTTGGAAGCGTAGTCGATTTATCTTGTCTGGCAGTCAAATCAAGGTTAATCAATTCTTTGTAACCAAAAGAAGCCTGTCCGTAAAGACCATCCACACCAATTCTTCTGTAAACTTCACTTGGTGCTTCGATTGGGTTCACGCTGTTTCCGAGAGAATAAAGGTCAGGAACAACCATTCCACCATTTGTTTTTGCGCGGATAGATGTTTCTTTCGATCTGCGCATGCTTCCTCCCAATAAACCGGAAAAGTTGATATCCTTTGTAATCGCCTTGCGGAAATTGAAGATAACGTCAAGGTTGGTTTCGTTGAACGAACGGTTGAACCTGCTGTATTCCGCAGGACCAGCGCTTCCGAAAGCAATTCTTTCTTCCTGCATGTCATTTGTACCATTGTAAGCGAAACGACCTGTCAAATCAACCCACGGAGCAATTTTGTAAACAGCTTGTGTGTAACCGAAGAAGTTATCACGGCTGTCGTTGCTGTAATTTTTGTAGCGGGAGAAGTATGGGTTTTCAGAATAAATCGGGCCGTTCTGATCGATTGGCGCTGTTGGGTCACCCCAGTTCCAGGTTACATCCTGTTCGTTTCTGAAAAAAGCATCTTTTTGTTCCAAAAGGTCAACGTTTGTCTGGAACCACTGTCTGAACTGCTGGTTAGGGTTTTTACCATCGTAACCCGTTCCATATCTACCCATACCTTTAATTTGTGAGTAGTTGGCGTTAGCAGAAATAGTCAGTTTTTTAGTCAGATCATAAGAAGCTGAGAAGTTAAAAAGGTTTTTACCCAACTTACTGTTTGGCAAAACTCCTTTTTCATCATTTCTTGTAAAACCAACCTTGAAAGTTGAGTTGTCACCACCACCTGTGATGCTAACGCTTTGGTTAGAGTTTACAGCAGTTTCATAGAATTTGTCAGGGCCGTTAGCAGCTGCAACCCATGGACGCATTTTTCCGAAGTTCGGAGAGAATGGGTCGATTGCATCCCACTGGTAAACCATACGGCTTGGATCGAATTTCGCTCCAAAAGAAGCATCCGCATCGAAAACAGCAATATCGCCTTCGCCTGAGCCCAGGTCGCCGCGATAGAATTGATCAGCAGAGCCATTTCCACCGTAACCAGCACCATATTCTTTCTGGTATTTAACAAATGTTGATTTGTCAATTTTTCCCCAGGTCACGCCGCTGTTAACTGTTACGTCAAAGCTGTTTTTACGACCTTGTTTGGTAGTG
Coding sequences:
- a CDS encoding SusD/RagB family nutrient-binding outer membrane lipoprotein; this translates as MKRYNISWMLVLLVTVLSSCSDYLDINNNPNQATSVQPLLVLPAAITGTASVSSQFNSYGAHFGGYMANAGGFSGFGNLFNYQLIPDNYNALWVNAYDNLNDYKYVIDQTEGDNTQAYANAAANIMVAYNFQKLVDAFGDVPYTEALQNNANLTPKYDDAAIIYQDLITKLDAAMALIDAAEFPTALNSSSDPMFGGDMEEWKKFANTIKLRILIRISGVPALTAFATTQFAALDKTLGFITDDAMVNPGYVKDKPNPLWNTWGYQSTGTLANSSRLPTEFAFGFYGGQKLSDEGRGSVTYVNFDGGTPVNQLGNEVEAPTIITNYSSWYSGEFNSASSISNALGVLKGPSQGQVLMLLAEAQFLQAEARLKGFITGDYIASFDAGIAASYTYLYKDVTNVVAAGKNVAADVAAYKTGNAARYLVNIKLATTPAQRLEAIITQKWIAVNMINSEEGYNEFRRTGYPVTVPNGDGYHNIASLLSTSTRADKLPSRILYPTSEQSYNAGNYRVINPFTDLIFWDPN
- a CDS encoding SusC/RagA family TonB-linked outer membrane protein — encoded protein: MRKNLLTLLGGVLLLCSQAFAQSREVTGTVTSKDDGSLLPGVSIRIAGSNTGTLTDDRGEYSINARPDQTLIFSFVGFLNQELKAPSSGNLDVVMTLDELALNEVVITAGGLTAQRRELGNQSTTVKAQDIVQGKPISVAASLAGRVPGLLVMGVSSGVNPNYRLVLRGNRSLTGNNQALVVIDNIISTNDILGNLNPEDIEDIQVLNGAGAAALYGSDASNGALIVTTKKGKSGVTQFKISNTTTLEKVSFLPQLQNGFGSGTTPDDVPAYTPYENQQYGPAFDGSMVNIGKPLQDGSIQSVPYSTQNFREDFWNTGVANQTDLSVTSGDEKGTFYLSAQYFDQKSTVPYDKYKRYSVRANVVRHIYKNLTASFNTNFIAGRTAQSSATAAAYENLLMSPGQVDVTNYEDWQNNPYANPNGYFNEYYHNPYFTLSNNRWDQRNDYLQGNMELKWNPVKPLTFTYRVGMSGRNLSGKVYTDKFTFTDYTKSISGSSKTDIAGTVIDYAGYTTQFVNDFLAEFRTNLSPNFNLNIALGTTVRENATKAMGVVANGLVIDGLYNIGNSLNPPIANEGNYKARQIGVYGEARLGFKEFLYLHVTGRNDWRSILAKENRSFFYPSADISFIASDAIPGLANSEFLESLKFRAGYSQVGQVNLGTNRDFGPIPLNNLGAYSLSSTFSQAFGYPYSSGAGFVQDNVLVSSNLKPEITTGIEGGIDFEFRPWSIGGGVTYYQTNTVDQTITVLIPNSTGYGSLRTNIGEVENKGIEATLHITPIKTASGLRVDLGANYTYNKNEVLSLSAQSNELSVGSSGSPAKVIAKVGSPFPLLQVTDYNRDPQGRIIVDAKTGYPSTDGTYHDIGITNPPHILGVNGGISFKKIRLNLLFEYRNGHYIFNSVSGGFDFSGAGVRTGWYNRDRFVIPNSSYQNAEGEYVENTNIAVRSGGADFWTDGTRNRDIGRNFTNSAGFWKLREASIGYELPAGLLDKTKVIKGASISVQGRNLFIWAPKSNLYTDPEYSSNGADNNAVGFTSLGQTPPARYFGGTLSLTF
- a CDS encoding SusD/RagB family nutrient-binding outer membrane lipoprotein; this encodes MKKLIIFFLPVLLLTACVDSLDDYNVDQKRATVVPPVTLFSNALKGLADTLTSPNVNVNNYRLYVQHWSTTTYLDEPRYNLTARTIPQAFWQGLYKGVISDLTEAKRLLNEDALLSAPSKEVQLAQIEIIEVLAWADLVNTFGNIPYTEAMNPENPLPKYDDAKTIYDDLLARLDAALPKLNTTGTPFEDGDLLYKGDIALWKKFGNSLKLKLAMIIADSDPAKAKTMVAQAATNVFTSNADKAAFPYIGTPPNYNPISQNLNPLYSTRQDFVASETLVNPMNELNDPRREQFFTAVGGKYIGGKYGMLNTYSAFSHVADKIIEPDLEGLLLDYSEVEFLLAEAIERGFITGSAAEHYNKAVTASITYWGGTAAQATAYLAQPKVAYATAAATWKEKIGFQKWIALYNRGWESWVEWRRLDSPKLLPPSGGNVPAGLAIPVRMIYPINEQTLNPANRESAASAIGGDLATTKLWWDKF
- a CDS encoding SusC/RagA family TonB-linked outer membrane protein: MRKTLLTLLGCLLLLTAQVFAQDRAVTGKVSAEDGSVLPGVNISLKGTNRGTTTNAQGEFSINAESNSTLVFSFIGFQTQEAAVGSQTTINISLKNDVSQLQEVVVTALGQERKRNELVYAAQQVSAEQITQARNPSLMNALSGKVAGLDIKTNNNMGGSTNVIIRGYKSITGNNQALFVIDGVPVTNANTNTTDQQTGRAGTDYGNAASDINPDNVASINVLKGAAATALYGSRASNGVILITTKQGRKNSFDVTVNSGVTWGKIDKSTFVKYQKEYGAGYGGNGSADQFYRGDLGSGEGDIAVFDADASFGAKFDPSRMVYQWDAIDPFSPNFGKMRPWVAAANGPDKFYETAVNSNQSVSITGGGDNSTFKVGFTRNDEKGVLPNSKLGKNLFNFSASYDLTKKLTISANANYSQIKGMGRYGTGYDGKNPNQQFRQWFQTNVDLLEQKDAFFRNEQDVTWNWGDPTAPIDQNGPIYSENPYFSRYKNYSNDSRDNFFGYTQAVYKIAPWVDLTGRFAYNGTNDMQEERIAFGSAGPAEYSRFNRSFNETNLDVIFNFRKAITKDINFSGLLGGSMRRSKETSIRAKTNGGMVVPDLYSLGNSVNPIEAPSEVYRRIGVDGLYGQASFGYKELINLDLTARQDKSTTLPNGNNTYFYPAIGANFNFSNLEMFKTPWLTMGKLSANYAEVGNDAPWGSVLDVYDKPTGIGSVPYFTLRNTKNNPNLKPERTKNLEFGLETAFLDDRVGLNVTYYKSNTLDQILPVTISTATGYAFRYVNSGEVENKGVEISAYVTPLRTADFSWTVNVNFARNRNKVLSLYGDVQNVQIAAPQGGVTLNAAIKKNPDGSVEGLPFGIIRGTNFVYHENGQKIVRPNGLYQASASSAEVIGNPNPDWIGGLSNTLKYKSVSLSFLLDVRHGGDVWSLDQWYGEGTGLYPITAGLNENGVEKRAPVAQGGGVLFPGVQADGSPNTVRAANVDGNGATAYGYPGNPPRAMYIYDGSYVKLREVALTFGVPQSIVTKLRAFKSIDLSLIGRNLWIIHKNMEYSDPEEGLGSGLSNGAGGYQSGAYPAVRSYGFNVKFRF